The stretch of DNA atttattattattggaAATTGATTATTACAAATGAGTACATATGAGAATGAATAGTTGATGATAGCATTTTTGTGATTTCACACTGTTGATATGAATGTAATGGAGTTATTGTAAATATACAAAAATGATGAAGTGCTTCCGAATGATGAATGTGTATAAAAGTAACGAATTTATGCTTAATACCCGGTTGAACATAGTAAACACTTAGGATATGTTTGACATGCCAACAGGTTTTATCGTGCACTGTACGAGATTGATTGATGTTGAGATGACGGTTCTATTTTATTCTTCTTTACTAAATATACCGAAATTCAACATTTGTTGTGAACTATCGCGTTATATTACAGTGATTCGAGTGTGTTCTGGACGCAGATCAAAAGCCTTCGGGCTTGGCACTAGGTGCCCCAGTGTGTTATCGGATGGTTAGCTTATTTGAGGtcttggtgtgtttggttggttaACCGAGTATTCGAGTCAAGTTACTATTTCATCGGGCtatgaaataattgaattacAATCTATTTATGTGCTTATATATTATGGCATAtttttaatattggtaagtgaaAGATATTATAATGAGTTTCATAATTACATGTATGGATTGTTACTTTGAATAAATGTGATTTATGGTATGGAAAATTCTTTTGAAATGGAGGTTGTTTTGATGTATTTGGATTAAAAATGTAACATTTGAATTATATGGATGGATGATTTATATAGTGAAATTCTTTTCATGATATGAACGGGTAATTAAAGCTTTACAGAGTATATGACTACATGATATGAGCTATGACTTAAAGTAAGGACATGGAATATTTGATAAGTatagttaaaataaaatgaaGGTATATGGTAGTCATATGATAGATTAATGGTGAAATTGAAATGCTTGGTATGTTTTATGCCTTGATTGAGTTGGATTTATATGTTTATTGCTTCACCGACTAACCTTGTGAGGTATGGTGtgtaggaaaaataaaatttggtcTAGGACTAAATGGAATTATTCATGGTTGATTAATTTAATGCAATTGGTAAGTTCAAGTtcctttatacgagcttactaagcatcaattgcttatatagttgttttctttgtttGTAGATCATCGGAAAGCTCGAGCAGTTGGAATCCTCGTTGGAGtacgatcacactatccatcgatccaCTTGGGTagctttttaatatatattgaaattgttataagtggcatgtataggttgtaTGTCTATTTGGTATGTATTGGATTGTGCCAAGCCTTGGTGTGCCTTAATGCTTTTGTTGATGGTTTGTATATGAAGTGTATTTATAATATGTTAATGGTTGTGGATGGCCTTCTGAAATTAGGAGGGAAATGGTTGATTGATATGTTTTTGGATGTGGATATTTGGTATATTTGAAGTACGTTAAATGATTAAACTTATGATGTTAAAGTGATTTAGGTTAAGTGTTTGAAacgtggtgcctttgaatggcatattggttagaacatATAGGATGgttgaattggtatattttgtatgtgtTTAAGGTGTGTTTTGGTCATATGAATATGTATGGGAAATGTGTGTTTTAGTATGCAAGTATAggttttgaaatggcttgttttaggggctaaatttggAGCACACGGCCATGTATCCCTACTTCGAATATTCACatggtctgggctatgtcacTTGGCCTGACCACATAACCTTGTGACCCTTGTATtccaatttttcatatttttccaaaaatttttaatttgtttcaaattgatccctaatGGTTCCTGAATTATTTTTAGAGCCCCaaaagctcgatttaaggcccaaatgtgTATATTTGCTATAATTGGAATGAGTTATTAGAAATTCGTacttaagttgaattattgttctATTTTGAAGTTTAAGATTCTATTTTGTACaataatgcttcataaccctaatCCAACAATGGAGATGGGTTAAGAAGTGTTACATGGCACACAGCCTACGACACGGTCGAGTGAAATCATTTCAAAAGTTACATGGTTTGTCACACGGTTGGCCACACGGCAATGTAacccctgttttcaaaattttaaaaattttccaattttttttctattttatttcaaattagtccctaaatgtTCCTAAATTATTTCTAGGTCCCCATAGGCCCAGTTTAAGGCCCGTAATTGTATTTTATGCTATAAACGAACTGTTTATATGAATGATACAATTTAAATTGAATAGTTGTTTTGTTTGAACTTAAATGTTTCAAATTGTACTATGACattttgtaaccctaatccgacaacgAAGATGGGTTATGGATGCTATAGGTTTCGTCTGAGGTCATATGATTTGTGCAGCCACTGTCAATCAACTAATCCTTAACTCTGCTACGGGTTGCAAAACATGAAGTAGTTAACACTTGTTCCTCCTAAGCTTGATTTCCATCAGTAGCCTGAGCTTGCACATTCTGTTGCTGCCCTTTGTTTTTACATACTCTTTTCTTATGTCCAGGTTGTTTACAGGCTCTACATTAATTGTATGGACTGAACCAACAATATTTCTCCAAGTGTGTGGTCTTCTTGTAGTGAGAGCATTGTGAATACTTCTTCTTTCTATTGTCTCTCTTTTGCTTCTTCCTTATTTCATTCCAACTTCTTACCTTTTTTCTTAAGGAACTCGAACCTTCCTTGTTCCTATCTTGGAATGCACCTTTAGAGTGCTCCTCTTGCCTATTTGATCTCCTTTGCTCTTAAAAATGGAGGACATTTATCAACTCTGACAAAGAGGTTGTTGATAGATCTCTTGAATCTTCCAAAGATAAGATCTTTGACTCATTTTTTTAGGGAGAGTTATAATGAATTTCTCCACAATTCTTCTATCATTGAACTGGTCTCCAAGCAGTCTAATCTTGTTGAAAACGACCATAATCCTGTTTGAATTGTAATGACTCAAaagtcagtggtgtcaaaaaatcTAGTTTCGGGATCCCTTTTTAGTAAATCAAAgctgtaatatatattttttaaatatttatggggttatattatatgtgaattaaattttaaataggtATTTTTTACGAATTAGTGCTTAATTAGgtataggactaaattgtaaaagtagtaaaagttCAATTTCTAGAGAATTGTTAATTAGAAACAAAGAGCAagggaaaaaatgaaaattattccATTTCAACATGCACAGTGGACGATTGATAAAttgatttcattaaaattttaatgaaaagaaaagaaaaataaagaaaataaaataaatggaaatttATTAGCTTCGTGGAGAGAAagagaaacatttattttctcTTCATCCTCTCAAAGCTGAACCTCCATAGGTTGAAGAAGAATATTTCGGCACTTAAGGGTTTGATATTTAAAGCTTAAATTGGTGAGCTCAATAtagtccttttcttgtaatttttatgtttttgaaatccaagaagcttaatctaactaacccgtatgttattttttgaaatttttaaagttttagaaaatGCCATTGATGTTATCTTGAAgatttaggtactaaattgatagGTTACAAGCTTAGgagtgaaaaaggattaaattgcaaagttatttattaatttcatataatagggaataaaatgcaaaaaaaattgaaatttgtgatAGAAATGAGAATTAGAAAGCCCCAATTGGACTATAGTGCAAACGTATTGAAAATATGAGTTCTtgattgaaagttatgttagtatctattttagggactaaattgaataaattataaaagttgcTTAAATCTTAAATTGAGTGTGAATTTGTTTGTATAttgatgatttggtatgtttatgctaATTCGTAGCTAACGTTGACCTCGAATTCCtcaaagaagaaaggaaaagacaaagttgTTAATGAATAGTTTGGAGTTTACggcttgtatttctataatccgaaaccATTTCAATTGCTGAAATTATGAATTGTATTGCTTGGTAAGATCATAAGGTgagtttaaattaataatttaagctAAACTAATTTGAATTGATTGGTTGTTTACGgtaaagactaaattaaatagaTTTGAGATTATTGTATAATGATGTAAATgcaaaattaaatatgaattgagatgaattttgttgaCATGTATATGTATTGATGATTGGCTAATGAACAGattttattgaattgagaaattggCTTATAATGGAAATCAAGAATGGTTATCCTATTAATTGTTCGGGCAGAGCCAAATATAgctggcatgccataagataggaATAGTTCAATGTTATTACGACTACGAGTTGAGGAGTGTTGGACACACCTATTTTTAGGTTATACTGACTAGCGTTGAGCATGACTTACTATTTCAGATATATCCAataggcactaggtgccaaacttgtgtgattggttggatccgtgtattcaTCCGAATCAGAGTCAGGTTAATAAAGagtataaaatgtaaaatgaagtaatgaattttgaaatgaattgagACAAATATTTATGATGATGATTGATATTGGAAACTCagaattgaaataaaaatgtGACAATATACTTTTTGTGATGTCAACTATGGTATAAATGTATTAGATGATGAAATTattgtaaatatgttaaaatagCATAGTTTAATAGTTGAATGACATATGCACCTTATGATCTTCAATTCATTGCTTTTTTATGATTTATAGTATGATTTAATATTTGGATCATTgaaataccattgagttatactcagcgtacggttttgttttctgtGCACAGGTTAGGTTTTGATCTTGGACACTCGTTGATATCAACATCTAGCCGAGATCCCGGACACATCATGTTGgtgatgttttattattttggtggCATGCATATAATGAGTCTTATGTTTATATAATGCTAAGTTGATGAATGAATTGATATTTTGACATGGCATCTGCATATGTTAATCCTAGTAGATGGTGGTATgaattatttgtatattaatgTGTTATGTTTATGCTTGATATGTGAAATGGGTGTGaggatatatatatttaagtagaTAAGTATCTTGAATGATTATGCTAGTAGAATAATTGAATAATGTGTTAAGCCATGTTTATGTTAAAATTGGCATGAACAAATAAGTTTATAAGGTACTAATGTATGAAAGATATGTTAGAAGTTTAGAAGTGAATGTAAAGCATGTTATGATTGATGTATGTCTTAATAGTTGAATAGAATAGGAGATAAGTAAATGATTGTCgatttggaagcttgaaattctTGATAGAATGACTTGTATTATTAGTTTTTGAATGATGTACTGTGGTGCCAAATATGGTATGAtaaatgaattggttttggtataggatgtatgaatgaattgtggTTGAATTTGACTTGGTTTGCGAGTTTAGAGGTACCATTTGAATGTTAAGTGTGTTAAATGAAATGGGCATATTAaaggaaatttttgaaattttagtaataaaGTATCAATAATATGACATTAGGTATTGATACGTGACCATTTGAACAATTctctaaaaaaaaaatagaatgccAAAACCATATCGATACTTAAATGTGTATCGATAATTTccttaaggtatcgataccaagaAGCCAAGTATTGATACCCTTGTTTGGGAACAAATTTTGTAAAACAAATAGATTCACTTTTTGGCATCAATACCAATTGATGGTATTGTTAATTTTAATAAAGTATCAATACCAAACAATCAAGTATCAATATCAAAcccttaaatttgaaattttacaatttagtcatatttcaTGCTCAGACTTCCAATTTAGGTACATCAGTGCTTAGTTTAAATAGAATTGAAGTGTATGTTTATCATCATAGAGTTGattttatatgaaatattgaCAATGTTGCTCCGACAGCAAATGTGACATCCCATTACTCGAACTCGACAATCAGATCGGGTAATAGTTGTTACATGAATACTGCTTGACAGTCTCAGTCTCTTTCATCTTGAAGTTCTCAAAGTTCCTCCTCAAATTGATGAGCTGCTGTTGTTGCCTTACCTTTTCTAAGCCTTaaaactcctccttcagcttatCCCAAGCTTGTTTGAGAGTCTCATAGGCCATGATTCTGGTGAAAATCACATCTGATACACCATTCTGCAAGGATGaattttctttatatttcttGGCACACTCATCACTATGTTGTTTGGTTTGACCAATGATTGGATTTGCTCTTAAGGGTGATGGCTCTCTATCTGTCTCAACCACATCCCACAAGTCATAAGACTAGAGGTAAGTCTTCATCTTCACTACCCAAATGTAGTAGTTCTCTCTAGTGAAGATAGGAGGTGGAGGTGGTAAGAAACTTCCTGATGATATGTTACCATCAACAACAAAGAGATAAACAAATTTTGTCTTTctcaacaagaaacaaaaacaatgGTTCTCAAAGACAATAGACTCTCATACCAATTATTGATGTTTTGCAAAGAGAGAAACAAAAAACAAAGGAACAAAAACAAGCAACAATAGATGTTAAATTGATCTATATTCATTCCACCAAAAGTTACATCATATATGGTCAAATAGTTACCAAATACAAAGCAAATTTCAACCACTCCCACTAAGCATTATGGAAACTTGTTTAAAGGTAACTTGAACATAAAGAGAACTAACAAATCAAGTCAATCAACACCTAAAACATCAGTGCATTAGCAAACTAGAgttaaaacttaacaaaattaAGCTACAAATGAACTAACCAAAACTAGCATGCAATTAAGCATAATCTGCATGTGCCAAGACTCCTTCAGCTGCATATTGGTTAGCCAACTTGTAACAGACATGAATGTTAGAAGTCTATGTTCCAGGGACTCgtagtttttgttaaaataattatgtgtGACAAATACAAGGATACAAGATATGATCCtccaaattgaaaatataaaccACAGAAATATATTTGTATCTCATGCTTATCCCTTGTGCGGATAACATAAGCCAAATTAAATTGCCAAGGAAAGAAAAGAATAACCAGAAACCCTCAAATAAAAAGAGGTTCAAGCAGACAAACTGTAACAAGGATAGACAGAAAAGcttaagagaaaagaaatggaACATGTTAACTTGGAAACAGTTGAAAGGAAAAAGAATCTATTGCTTACATTCCTTTTCTCCATATAATAATCAAAAGCGAAATCAAAATTTTGCTTAAGGATGTTAGATGTGCTGGGGGCTGTTAAATCTCAATCTATTTAACTTACAAACCtgaaagaaaagcaaagaaacaAATCTCTTAGTTTTGTCTTCATGTCACTCTTTGTTTGTTATAGGAGAAAAAATTCCCAAGTTATAAACGaaaaatatcaaatgaattaaaaaaagcAAAGCACATTACTGGTCAATCAGTTTGATGGGCGAGCTTATTGAAGGCTTCTGATACTGTATATTCTCTCCAGACTCCAAGggactttctttatatatatatatataatcttttaataTGTTGCGTGGaactatttgtttaatttttggcATGCTTAATTAGCTCCGTATAACATGGTTCAATCATGGCCAGCACGAGAAAAACTGAAAAAAATCAAACTGTTCTTATTctaaattattatcaaattttctgATGGTGGTCTATAATTGGGAAATAAGTGCTGGTTTTTGTTTCTTTGGAATTGATGACAATCAATTTACGCTTTATAAACACTGCAGCAAAATACCagacaaaagaaaataaagtgagaAGAGGTGGGACAGATGGACCAGTACCTAAAGCAAAATAAATCCtgttaataattcaataattgaaTTGGCTAAGCAAGGAAGTTGATTCAATTAGGCTTTATTCCTTTTGCAATGACTATAAATAGACTTGTTTGATGCCAACTAAGGCACAAGCCATCTCTTCCCTTCTGCAACCATACTCAAGTTTTTTATTTTGCCTCTCTAGTATATCCAATGGATCAGCAGAAGAAGACCACCTCTGGGGCTCTCCAGGCACCACTGACCGCACCTAGCAACAATCCTACTGCTGCAGCTCAGGCACTCCTCCATAACCCTGGTGCTGCTCAAGCACTCGCCAATAATCCGGGTGCTGCTGCGGCTGCTCAGGCATTCCTTGGAAACCGAGGTGCTACTTATCAGCCACTCCTTAATAACACTCATGTCGGTCAGCAACACATGGGCGTTCCCGGTGCTAGTATCAGCAAACCTAGTACAGGTGAGGCACTCATGAAGGGTCATACTGGTTCTCATGCACTCATCCGAAGTGACCGTGGGAGCATGTTAAGCTTGTCAGATGACAATGTGATGATGAAGCAAATATTGGCAACTCATGCTCCTGATGGTCGAGAATTTGATGTTAGACCTCTACTCAATCTGGTTGAGGACATCCTCAATCGAGCTACCCAGCATGTTGATTTTCTTGTTAAGGTATAACATATGCTGCATGTTATCCTGTTTAAATCAATGATTGAAAATGCTCATACTTTCTATTGTTTGCTGCAGGGTACTACTCAAGATCAAATCGAAATGGAAGAGAAAGCCCTACAAGCAAACCATATAGTTATGCTTGAAGCTCTTACGTATACCATTGACCGAATTGCCTCCGAGGTTCTGAAAATTATTTTCAGAAAActgtctctctctctcttttttctgtTTAACTAGTAAAATCATTGCATACTTGTTATTCGTATATACTAACATGTATATTTAACTACCAGCTATCATACAAGGCTTTGGGGGGTTCGGATGCACATGCAACAACAACTGCAATATTCAACTTGCTATCAAGCTATACATGGGATGCTAAGCTAGTATTATCCCTATCAGCCTTTGCCTTGAACTATGGAGAATTCTGGCTTCTTGCTCAGATTTACTCAACTAACCAACTTGCcaagtcaatggcaatcctgaggCAATTGCCGTCTCTCCTGGAGCACACAGCTCCTCTGAAACCCCGATTTGATGCACTTAACAATTTGATTCGGGCAATGATAGATCTTACTAAATGTGTTGTTCAGTTCACACAGCTGCCATCAACATACATTTCTCAGGATGTACCGGTATTGGAGACTGCCATAAACCTCTTCCCAACTGCTGTCTATTGGACCATCAGGAGTATGGTGGCTTGTGCaactcaaatttccaacctttctAGCATGGGTCATGAGTATGTTTTGCTTCATCTTTTACGTATAAACAACGTTGTGAGTTTGGTAGGTTAATACTTGTTGGATTAATTGTTTACTTTGATTTCAGGTTCGGAATATCAACCACAGAGTCGTGGGAGCTGTCCACCTTGGCTCACAAACTCAGAAACATATATGAACTCCTAAAGCAGCAGCTGAACCTTTGCTACCAATATATAGGTTCAtaaataaccattaaatattaTCTAACGTCCATGAAACTAATTGAAAATATTAACTGATGATTTGATCATTGTTAATTGCAGAGGAAAAGACAGATGTTGCATTTTATCAATTGCTTCTGACACTCTTTGACCCGAACGCCTTGCATATCGACAACATGAAAGTTCTCAAGGCCTTAATTTATGATAAGGATGATAAACTACCGCTTCTTGATGGTGCTACAAAGAGACAAGTATTGCATTCTTACAAAAATTATAACAGTTCGTTTGTTAATCATTTAGTTTGTAGGATATATTTCATAATGTTGTGCGACATTGAACAGGTTAGCCTGGACGTGCTAAGAAGGAAAAATGTGCTCTTGCTCATTTCAAGCCTCGAATTCGCCAACGATGAGCTAGCAATTCTTGAGCAGATATATAATGAATCAAGGATCCATGCAACGAGGCTCGAGAGTCAGTATGAAGTCGTTTGGATCCCAATTGTGGATCATTCCATCATCCCATTGCCTGAAGAAATGCAAACCAAGTTCGAGAACCTACAAAGTACCATGCCATGGTACTCAGTGCAGGACCCTTTGGTCATAAAGAAGCCGGTCATCAGGTTCATCAAGGAGGTTTGGCATTTCAGGACAAAGCCAATCCTTGTGGTGCTTGATCCTCAAGGGAAGGTGGTTTCCCCTAATGCAATTCACATGATGTGGATCTGGGGAAGCACTGCTTTCCCCTTTACTAGTTTAAGAGAAGAAGCTCTTTGGAGGGAAGAGACATGGAGGCTTGATCTTCTGGTTGATGGAATTGACCCAACGGTCCTCAATTGGGTATATATGATATCTTCAAATTTTCCCAACTTTTTGGTTTTTTCATCAAGATTTTAGAAATAATGGTACATAAATGTTTACTTTTACTACAGGTATATGCAtccaatattaaaatttgaacttCAATTGTTCTGTCTAATTTGATcagattaaagaagaaaaatacaTTTTCTTGTATGGAGGGGATGATGTCGAGTGGGTAAGAAGATTTGCAAATTCAGCACGCAGTGTAGCATCTGCGTCTCGCATTCCTCTTGAGATTGTTTATGTGGGGAAAAGCAGGAAAAGGGAGCATGTGAAGAAAGTTGTAGGAATTATCAATGCGGAGAAGCTTAGCTATGCTTGGCAAGACCCGACCATGGTGTGGTTCTTTTGGACCAGGTTAGAAAGTATGCTGTTTTCGAAGATTCAGTTAGGCAGGGCAGATGACCAAGACCCAATGATGCAACAAATAAAGAAGCTGCTTAGCTATGGCAGAGAAGGTGGATGGGCAGTGCTTAGTAGAGGGTCTAATATAGTGGTGAATGGCCATTCCACCACAGTTTTGCCTACTTTGGGTGGTTATGATGAATGGAAAGTGAACATAGCTGAACTAGGATTTGATATGGCATTCAAAGAGTACCATGACAAGCTTCATGATGTTGCTCACCCTTGTTGTCGGTTCCAGTTCCCGACCATCATAAGGACCCCTGAGAACATGAGGTGCCCAGAGTGCCATCGCGTCATGGAGAGATACACATCATTCATCTGTTGCCATGATGACCAAGGCATTCCAGGCTCGCTATTTTAAGCTGGGATCAGGTTTCATCACTGTTTTTCCATCTACTGTTCTCACTAAATAAAGATGTTCCTATGGgactcaaattaaaaaaatttcttctaaattcacTTTGGCTGCTAAGGATTTGTGGTTGACATGTATTGCCGGTGGGCGCTTTGAGGCCTAAGTTGGAGTAGTTTAATAGTTAAACGTAAAATAATGATGTTTGGTTTCAACATTATTGTCAAGTATATTATGTTACAAACTGAAAACTTCATTTGACTAAGAACTTCTTTTGCTTTGTTGTTCTTTTGGTATTTCTTTAAAAGAATGTGTTAGTGAGTGGGGATAAAAATGAACTTATGAAAAATTAATCGAAGGCTTCAAGGCATGTAACAAtgtcactatctttaaggttttattttctcttcatATAAATTAGTGTTTAAAAGAGTTACTAGCAAATGAACCTCGAGCATATAATGAAACCTCACGACTGTCGAAGTTTTGCACTGATGAAAACAGTCCACTAAGCATTGAGTGGAGCATAACAAGAGtgtcaatttctataaagaactTTTGCAATAattctttatagaataatctttaaataaaaaaaatggtgaaaTAATAGAAAGAAACTATATTTCTacgttttttcttttgtttatcttGCAAATTGATAGGAGTTTTTATGTCTCTTCACTAAGACATAACTATCCAATATGCTTTTGTGGAAAGTCACATCTATTACTAATAACCTTAACTATTCAATAGATATAtacttgaatagttataattcttcaTTAATTAACCAAGTTACATAACTTTCAGTATTTAAGTGA from Gossypium hirsutum isolate 1008001.06 chromosome D04, Gossypium_hirsutum_v2.1, whole genome shotgun sequence encodes:
- the LOC107926082 gene encoding protein SIEVE ELEMENT OCCLUSION B, with translation MDQQKKTTSGALQAPLTAPSNNPTAAAQALLHNPGAAQALANNPGAAAAAQAFLGNRGATYQPLLNNTHVGQQHMGVPGASISKPSTGEALMKGHTGSHALIRSDRGSMLSLSDDNVMMKQILATHAPDGREFDVRPLLNLVEDILNRATQHVDFLVKGTTQDQIEMEEKALQANHIVMLEALTYTIDRIASELSYKALGGSDAHATTTAIFNLLSSYTWDAKLVLSLSAFALNYGEFWLLAQIYSTNQLAKSMAILRQLPSLLEHTAPLKPRFDALNNLIRAMIDLTKCVVQFTQLPSTYISQDVPVLETAINLFPTAVYWTIRSMVACATQISNLSSMGHEFGISTTESWELSTLAHKLRNIYELLKQQLNLCYQYIEEKTDVAFYQLLLTLFDPNALHIDNMKVLKALIYDKDDKLPLLDGATKRQVSLDVLRRKNVLLLISSLEFANDELAILEQIYNESRIHATRLESQYEVVWIPIVDHSIIPLPEEMQTKFENLQSTMPWYSVQDPLVIKKPVIRFIKEVWHFRTKPILVVLDPQGKVVSPNAIHMMWIWGSTAFPFTSLREEALWREETWRLDLLVDGIDPTVLNWIKEEKYIFLYGGDDVEWVRRFANSARSVASASRIPLEIVYVGKSRKREHVKKVVGIINAEKLSYAWQDPTMVWFFWTRLESMLFSKIQLGRADDQDPMMQQIKKLLSYGREGGWAVLSRGSNIVVNGHSTTVLPTLGGYDEWKVNIAELGFDMAFKEYHDKLHDVAHPCCRFQFPTIIRTPENMRCPECHRVMERYTSFICCHDDQGIPGSLF